The DNA window GAAGGCCTGTGCAGCGAATCTGCTGAAAATCTGCGGCGATCTTCGGCTGTTGCATATGACCGGAAAAATCATACTTCCGGCGGTGCAGGCGGGATCGTCGATCATGCCGGGCAAAGTGAATCCGGTGATTCTCGAAAGCGTGATGCAGGTCGGCATCAAAGTGCAGGCGAATGATTTGATCATTACGGAATGTGCATCGCGCGGGTCGCTGCAGATTAATGAATTTATGCCGTTGCTCGCGTCGGCCCTGCTGGAATCGATGGAGCTGCTGGGCGATGCCTGCACTATGCTCTCGCAGCATGCGGAAGGGATCGAGGCCGACGAAGCGGCATGTGAGCGGCACTTTAATGCATCGGTCGAAATTGTGACCGCTTTTCTTCCAACCATTGGATACGAAAAAGCGACGGAGCTGGTTGAGAAATTCAAGAAGACCGATCGGAGCGATTTTAAAAATTATCTAACGGAAGAACTGGGTGAAGAGGTCGTGGAAAAAACACTCTCGCCGCAGAATCTGATGGCACTGGGGCACCGATAATGCAGAAAACACCTAAAAGTTTAAGGTTGCACATCGCGTTGTTCGGACGAACGAACGTGGGCAAATCATCGTTCCTGAATCTGATTGCGGGGCAGGATGTTTCGATTGTTTCGGAGCAGGCGGGTACGACGACGGATGTGGTGGAAAAGCCGATGGAGCTGCTGCCGATCGGTCCGGTGGTTTTTCTGGATACGGCGGGGATTGATGATGCGACGGCGCTTGGGGAAAAACGGATTGACCGAACCGGGCGGGTGTTTGACCGGGCGGATGTGATTCTGCTGCTGCACGAAGGGTCCGAAATTACCGCATTTGAAACGTCCGTCATTAAGAAGGCGGAGGAAAAAGAAATCCCGGTTGTCCATATCGCAAATAAGGTGGACCTGTTTCCTGTTGGGGCGACTTGCATGTCGCCCGTACAGTGTAATTCATGCGATTTCAGTTCCCGCGATTCTGTTTTGGCGGCGTTGAAAGCGGAACTGATCAATGTCTGCCCCGATGAATTTCTGACGCCGCCGCCGCTGATCGGTGATCTGGTGAAACCGGGCGGGCTGGCGATGCTGATTGTTCCGATTGATCTGCAGGCACCGAAGGGGCGGCTGATCCTGCCGCAGGTTTCGACGATCCGCGATGCGCTGGATCATGATGCGGCGACGCTGGTCTGCAAAGAGCGGGAATATGCGCATATGCTTTCGATGCTGAACCGGAAACCGGATGTGGCGATCTGCGATTCGCAGATGGTGCTGAAAATGGTGGCGGATACGCCGCCGGAAATTCCGTGCACGACGTTTTCAATTCTGTTTGCGCGGCTGAAGGGCGATCTTCGAAAATTTGCGATGGGCGCGGCGGCGATTGACCGGTTGGAACCGGGCGATAAGGTGCTGATTGCGGAGTCGTGTTCGCATCATGCGCTGGAGGATGATATCGGGCGGGTGAAGATTCCGCGGTGGCTGCGTCAGTATGTGGGCATCGACCTGGAGGTTGATGTGTATGCCGGGCACGATTTTCCCGATAACCTGTCGGAATATAAACTGGCGGTGCAGTGCGGCGGATGCATGCAGAATCGCCGAGAGGTTTTGAGTCGCATTGAAAAGTGCGAGGCGGCCGGAGTGCCGATTACAAATTACGGCCTGTGTATTGCGCAGACGCAGGGCGTTTTGAGACGCGTGCTGTCCCCGTTTCCGGCGGCGTTGGCGGCTTATGATGAGGTGACGAAATGAGTGGATTACCGAAGATTGATACCGAAGGGCTGAAGAGCTTTATCCCCGATGACGAGATTTTCCAATGGTTGGAAAAAACAAAGCATCCGGATGCGGAACGGGTTCGGGAAATTATCCGGAAATCGTTGGATAAAAACCGGCTGGATCCGGAGGAGATGGCAACGCTGATCAATGCGGATTCTCCGGAGCTGGTGGAGGAGATTTTCGAGGGGGCGCGTGAGCTGAAGCGCCGGATTTACGGCAATCGTATTGTACTTTTCGCTCCTCTGTATGTGGGGAACGAATGTGTGAACCGTTGTGCCTATTGCGGTTTCCGGGCGGACAATACCGAGGTGCACCGGAAAACGCTTCTGAGCGAGGAGCTGGTGGCGGAGGTCGAGGCGCTGGAGGATCTCGGTCATAAACGTCTGATTATGGTTTACGGTGAACACCCGAAATATGATGCGCAGTATATTCACGATACGGTGAAGGAAGTCTATGCGGTAAAAAAAGGCCCCGGCGAAATCCGGCGGGTGAATATTAATGCGGCGCCGCTGGATGTGGACGGATTTAAAACGGTGAAATCCGCCGGCATCGGGACCTATCAGATTTTTCAGGAAACGTATCATCGTGAAACCTATAAGCAGGTTCATAAGGGTGGACCGAAATCGGATTTTCTCTGGCGGCTGCACGGTCTGGACCGGGCAATGGAGGCGGGCATTGATGATCTGGGGATCGGTGCGCTGCTGGGACTGTATGACTGGCGGTTTGAAACGATGGCCTTGCTGTATCATACCATTCATCTCGAAAAAAAATTTAATGTCGGTCCGCATACGATTTCATTTCCGCGGCTGGAGCCGGCGATCGGGACGGATATTGAGGCGCTGACAAAAAAACATGCGGTGTCGGATTTTGATTTTAAACGGCTGGTGGCGATTCTGCGACTGGCAGTGCCGTACACGGGGCTGATTCTGACGTGCCGCGAATCGACGGAACTGCGCAATGAAATGCTGGGATTTGGCGTGAGCCAGATCGACGGCGGCTCAAGCATCGGCGTGGGGTCGTATTCCCAGAAGGATCCGGAGGCGTTTAAGAAGAGCCAGTTCCTGCTGGGCGACAATCGCAGCCTGGATGAAATCATCCGCGAACTGTGCGAAGCCGGATTTGTTCCTTCGTTCTGCACGGGGTGCTACCGCAAGGGGCGCACCGGAGAGCATTTTATGGAATTTGCTATTCCCGGATTTGTGAAGCGTTTCTGCACGCCGAACGCGGTGCTTACGTTTCTGGAGTATCTGAACGACTATGCGTCGGGTGAAACCCTCGCCGCGGGGCTGAAGCAGATTGACCGGGAACTGGAAGCCATGCCGGAGAGCAAGGCGAAGGACGAGTTGCTAAACCGTATGCAGCAGGTGCGTGAAGGTGCGCGGGACCTCTATTTTTAACGGAATGATGATGGAAGAGATTTTGGAAAAAGCCCGGAAGACCGGCGATCTGTCCCGTGCGGAGATCACGGCGTTGTTATCGGTGTCGGATCAGAAGCATATGCAGATGCTGTTTGATACGGCTTATGCGGTAAAGGCGGAAGAGGTGGGCCGGGTCGCTTATTTCCGGGGATTGATCGAGTGCAGTAATATCTGCATCAAGGATTGCTTCTATTGCGGGATTCGCCGCAGTAATCAGAATGTCGAACGGTTTCTGATGGATGAAGAGGAGATCTTTAAAGAGGCGATGTGGGCGTATGAGGCGGAATACGGCTCCTGCGTGATTCAGTCGGGCGAGCGGCAGGACGAGGAATACATTGCCATGATTGAGCGGGTGGTGAAACGGATTGCGGAGGCGACCGGCGGTTCCTTGGGCATTACGCTTTCGCTGGGTGAGCAGACGGAGGAGGTGTACAAACGCTGGAAAGAGGCGGGTGCTCATCGTTATCTGCTGCGGATTGAAACTACGAATCCGGAGCTTTATGCAAAAATACATCCGGAGGATCATTCGATGGACGTGCGTAAGGAGTGTCTGAAAGCACTGCGCCGTACCGGATATCAGGTAGGCACCGGGGTGATGATGGGTATGCCGGGTCAGACCATGGAGGATCTGGCTGATGACATCCTTTTTCTGAAAGAAATCGATATTGATATGATCGGCATGGGGCCGTATATCCCGCATTCCGATACGCCGATGGGAAAAGAAATTCCGGCTTATACCGACGAAGAAAAAAAGGTGGCGCTGCAGCTGGGGCTGAAAATGATTGCTGTGACGCGGCTGGTTCTGCGCGATGTGAATATTGCGGCTGCCACAGCGCTTCAGGCATTGGAGTACACCGGTCGCGAACAGGGGCTGAAATGCGGGGCGAATGTGATTATGCCGAATCTGACGGAAACGGAATTCCGGCCGAAATATCAGCTTTACGATAACAAGCCTTGTACCGATGAAAATTCATCGATGTGCCGGGGATGCCTCAGTGGGCGAATTAAAGGCATCGGGGAGACCATCGGGTTTAACGAGCGAGGGGATTCTCTCCACTATCGCAAGCGCACGGTACAGTAACCTTTCGTTCATCCGAATGAACCGGCATATGCCGCATTCCGGTGGGCGGATGTTTTCAACGCTTTCCACGCATTGGAAGTTTTTGCATAGTGCTCCGGTCTTTGGAGGGTTTTGATGATTACAACGGTTTTATTGATTCTGGTTCTGGTCGTTCTCGGAACAGTGCTGATGCTGCAGCTCACCGGAATGACAAAGGTGAATACACGTCTTGATGAGTTTGCCCGGCAGATCGGTGTTCAGAATGATCAGGGGGCGGAGCGGATTGAGAAGCTGGAGTATATTTTCCGGGGTCTGGAAAAGGAACTCCGTGAAGATGTTGAATCGGTTCGTGTGCGGGTGGATGAATCGCTGGAAAAAAACAGCCGCCAGTTTGGTGAGCGGGTCAGGCAGCTGATCGAAACCAATGAAAAGCGACTGGGCGAAATTTCGGGTAAAGTGGAGGAGCGGCTCGATAAGGGCTTCGAGAAAACGAGCAAAGTTTTTGAGGATGTGCTGAAACGTCTGGTGGAGATTGATAAGGCGCAGGAGAAAATTGCGGAGCTTTCGGGGAATGTGGTTTCGCTGCAGGAAGTGCTTTCCGATAAACGGTCACGCGGTGCATTCGGCGAGGTGCAGCTGAATGCACTGATTGCCAATATTATGCCGGAAAACAGTTTTTCGCTGCAGCATACGTTCAGTAACGGGGTGCGTGCCGACTGTGTGCTGTTTCTGCCGGAACCGACCGGGACGATCTGCATCGATTCCAAGTTCCCGCTGGAGAGTTATCAGAAAATGGTGGATTTCAATCTGGGTGATGCGGATCGGAAGGCGGCGGAGCAGCAGTTCCGTCAGGATATCAGAAAACACATCAAAGACATTTCCTCGAAATATATCATTCCCGGGGAGACGTCAGACGGTGCGATGATGTTTATTCCGGCCGAGGCGATTTTTGCCGAAATTCATGCCCGTTATCCGGACCTCGTGGAAGAGGCGCAGCGGGCACGGGTCTGGCTGACATCGCCGACGACCATGATGGCGGTGCTGACGACTTCGCGTGCCGTGCTGAAAGACGCCGCCACCCGCAAACAGGTGCATATTATCCAGGAACACCTTGTGGCGCTTTCGAAGGATTTTGAGCGGTTCCAAAATCGTATGGATAAGCTGGCGACACATATCGATCAGGCCAACAAGGATGTGGGGCTGGTGCAGACGTCGGCGAAAAAAATCAGCAGCCGGTTTACCAAGATTGAAAAGGTGGAACTGGAAGGCGAAGATTTCCAGACATTGGAAAACCCGGAGATCTAGAACAGGTCATCCGAGGCTTTTTTGGCCTGTGCTTTTTCAAACTGCGGGCAGGTGTCGGTGGACTCCACTTCCTTTTTGTGAACGGAGCAGAACTGCGTGAAAGGATTTACGATATAGTTTGCACAGTAGCGGCAGAGCGCGGCGTTTTCATCTTCTTCGAAAATTTTAACGGTTTCCGGGCGGTCGGCATCGGTGAAAATGGCAGGTTCAGTTTTTTTATGTTTGAACGGTACGTCGGCTTCAGAGGGAAACTCAAAACCGCATGCCGAGCAGATGAGTTTTTCCCCGATTTTGCTAAACCCTTCATAGATGGGTTCACGTGTGAGCAGGGCGTCGGCCCCGCAATTCCCGCAAATGATTTCTACTGTCTTCATGCTTAAATATGTATATGGTGTCGGGTCATTGAACAAGTCGTGAATGAGGTGTCCATGCGAAAGATTTCTGATTGGGGGAATTATCCGGTTATCGAGGCCGAGGTGAACGGTTTTGATAGCACGGAACAGCTGAAACAGCAGCTGGAACTTCCGGGTGACGTGATTGCTTTCGGCAACGGGCGTTCCTATGGGGATGCTTCGCTGCAAAAGCGGATTGTGCTGACGCGCCGGTTCAATAAATTTCTTTCCTTCAATGAAACGACGGGGGAACTGCGTTGCCAGGCGGGAGTGCTGCTTTCGGAAATTCTGGATGTCTTTGTGCCGCGCGGCTGGTTTCTGCCGGTGACACCGGGAACGAAGCTGATTACGGTGGGCGGTGCGATTGCTTCCGATGTGCATGGAAAAAACCATCATGTGGACGGATCGTTCGGACAGCATGTTCTCCGTATGGATATTATGCGTAACGACGGATCGCTGATCACCTGTTCACCGACGGAGAATGCGGATTTTTTCAATGTTACCGTCGGGGGCATGGGGCTGAGCGGAATTATTCTGAATGCCACGTTTTGTCTGCGGAAAATCGAGACGGCGTATATCAAAGAGGAAACAGTCCGTGCCGCGAATCTGGAAGAGATTATGGACGGGTTCGAAATGTCGGATGACTGGACCTATTCCGTGGCCTGGATCGATTGTCTGGCCAAGGGCGATGCGATGGGGCGGAGTGTTCTGATGCGGGGCGAACATGCCACAACCACCGATCTGGTGAATCAGGCCCATCGGGATTATCCGTTGTCGGTTAAGCAGGGGAGCAAGCTGGGGGTGCCGGTGAGTTTTCCGAACTTTGTGCTGAATCCGTTGAGTATGAAGGCTTTTAATTTTGCGTATTACAACAAGACGCGGCCCGGGAAACATGAGCATGTTGTAGATTACAACAGCTTCTTTTATCCGCTCGACGCGATTGCCGACTGGAACCGGATTTACGGCAAACGCGGATTTACACAATACCAGTTTGTGATTCCCAAAGCCGCCGGTCGCGAAGGTATGCGAACCATCCTGAAGCGGATTACCGACAGTGGACTCGGGTCGTTCCTTGCCGTGCTCAAACTCTTTGGCGAGCAGGAGAGTTTTATGTCATTTCCCATGGCCGGATACACGCTGGCGCTTGATTTCCCCATTTCGGTAAAAGCGATGAGTCTGTTTAAAGAGCTTGATGCAATGGTGGCCGATTACGGCGGCCGGCTTTATCTGGCTAAAGATTCACGCATGAATGCGGAAATGTTTGAAAAAACCTATCCCAATGCGGATGAGTTCCGCCAGGTGATTGCGCTGCTGAACGAAGGCGGAACGAGATTTGCATCGCTGCAGTCCAAACGGATCGGAATCACAGAATAAATGTATCACCACGCAATACACTGAATACACGGAAGAAGCAAAAATGAGTGAACTGATATATGAAGATCTGACCTATCAGATACGAGGTGTGCTTTTCGAGGTGTATAAAGAAAAAGGGATGCGGTTTTCCTGAAGTTGTTTATCAGGAAGGTCTGGAAATTGAATTGGAGATGCAGGGGATAGAGTTTGTTGCTCAGTATCCTTTAAAGTTGAAATACAAGGGCCGGCTGTTGAGAAAATTATATATTCATGACTTTATTTGCATGGATAAAATCATTGTTGAAATCAAAGCGGTAAAGGATCTTTCAGATGAGCATCGAGCGCAGGTTAAAAATTATTTAAAGGCAACTGGATACAGGTTAGGACTTCTGGTGAATTTCGGCCATTATCCCAAAGTGCAGATCGAACAAATCGCAAACTGACGTTTCGTGTATTTAGTGTATTTCGTGGTTTGAATTTATAGGTGAACGGGCAATGAAGAATGTTTTAATTTTAGGTGCGACGTCAGATATGGCGCAGGCGATTGCGAAGAAATATGCGGCGGAGGGCTGGAGCTTGACGCTGGGGGCGCTGGAGGTCGATCTTCTGGAACCGATTGCGAGTGATCTGAAAGTGCGGTCGGGATCGGAAGTACTGACGTTTAAATTTGATGCGGCGGACTTTTCCAGCCATCGGAAAATCTATGATTCGCTGTCGGTGAAACCCGATGCGGTGATTGCCTGCTTCGGCTATATGAGCGATCAGGAAAACGTCCGAAATGATATTGAAGATATTCGGCGGACGATTGATATCAATTTTACGGGTATGGCGACGATGCTCAGTGTGATTGCCGAGGATTTCGGGCAGCGCGGCAATGGAGCCATCGCGGCCATCAGTTCGGTGGCGGGGGATCGCGGACGGCAGAGTAATTATATTTACGGCAGTGCCAAAGCGGGGCTTACGGCTTTTCTGGCCGGTCTGAGAAACCGGCTATCTGAAAAAGGGGTGCATGTGATGACGGTGAAGCCGGGATTTGCACGCACGAAAATGACAGAGAATCTGGAGCTTCCGGCGGCACTGACAGCCAGTCCGGAACAGATTGCGGAAGCGGTTTTCCATGGATTGGAAAAAAAGAAGAATGTGATCTACATTCTCTGGATGTGGCGCTGGATTATGCTGATCATCCGTTGCATTCCGGAATTCGTTTTCAAGAAAATGAAGATGTAGTTCCGGACCGTTCCGGATTTACCACCAGGCTTCCATCTGAACGCCGGCGGAAATGCCGTGCGTTTCGTCGCTGTAGCCGGTCGGAGCCACCATCCCTTCAAACCCGTCCGACCAGGTGGCGTAGGTGAGGAAGGCACGGATGGACGGACGGGCAAAAAAATCGGCCGACGGCTGGATTTGCGGGGCCAACGTGAATTTTCCCAGCACTCCTTCTGATCCGTTGTCCTGATTGGTGTAGTCCGCGCCAGCTTCAAAAGCGAGCGACCAGTATTCATTAAAGTGATAGACCGGCCGTGCTCCGAGCGAAATCCAGTCCATCGGTCCGGTCACCCCGTTGTCATAATTTTCGTAGAGTGCCATGCACTGCAGGGAAACCGGATTGCCGTGATCAATGACTACGTCATCCGTCATCCGAAACCGGCGGGTATCTTCGGTTTTAAAGGTGTCGCCCGGTGCGAGGGTGAGGCCCTGAGGGGCGGTGATTACGGCGCGGAAATTATCGGCCACGCCTTCACCGTACTGCATGGTGAACCGGTTGGCGATTTTATCGGAAAGCGGGGTTTGAAGAATCGCACCCAGTGCCCAGCCGAATCCACTTTCGATAATGATGTCTGCACCCGCTGTTTCCAACCGGTCGCCGGAGAAGTCGGCGATGTCTCCGATGAGTTCCAGTTTACCGATGCCGACGGGGATATCGTAGAGCCGCAGGTTGAGGGTGTTTTTATTGAAGTGATAATCGTTTGTGTATGCGGTCCCGCTGGAGTCGAGCTGGTCGATGGAACCGCCGAGCCAGGCAGCGGCCCATTTCATCTCGTCGCCCAGGGCCACATCTTCAATCCCGCCGCCGAAGCCGGCCATATCGCGAAAAAAGAAATCGGTAATGTGGATATCGAGGTGTTGATAGAACCGATTACCCGCCCAGAAAAGCGCCTCCTTTTTGGTATCCCAGACGCCGCGCGCACCGGCGAAGGCTTCGCGCAGGGAGGTGGTGGTGTCGAAGTTGTTGTTGTCGACCGTCGGCGTAAAGTAGGCAAAGGTCAGTTTGGTATAGATATCGATGTTATTTTCAATCAGTTCCTGTGTACGGAAGTTCTGCTGATAGGTGGCTTCAATATAAGTTTCGGCTTCGTTGCCGAGGCGGTATTTTGAACCGGCATTCGGGGCCTGAAAGGCCTCCATGGCATCGCCGTTTCCGTTCACGCCGAGTCCGGCGCGAAAATAGCCGTGGAATTCAAAATCTTTGGTTGTGCGGTCCGGCTGGTCACCCTGATGAATCTGATCCTGGTCCCGACTGACAGTCATGTTTTCCAGGGTCCGGATACGGGCTTCGGACTGCATCCTGTAGGCCTCGAATTCTTTTCTTAATTCATCCGCGGCCTGGTCGGCGGAACTGCAGATAACCATCCCCGCAGTGCATGTGAATGCCAGTACTGCCTTCATGTCATCCTCCTGTATTGAAAAAATATTTTATGATGGTTGAGTATTTTTTCAAGACTGAAGTTATTTTTGAATCAGGCGGGGGCATGCTCCAGCAGCTCATAAAGCTGGCGGTAATAGCCGTCGTTCGCCATAAGTTCATCGTGTGTGCCCTGGTCGATCAGTTCGCCGTGGCGCATCACGAGAATACGGTCGGCATTGCGGATGGTGGAAAGGCGGTGGGCGATTACGATGGAGGTACGGTTGGCCATGAGTTTGTTCAGGGCATCCTGAATCAGCATTTCGGTGGCGGTGTCGACGCTGGCGGTGGCTTCGTCCAGGACGAAGAGCAGTTCCGGATCCTGGGCCAGGGCACGGGCCATGGCCAACAGCTGTTTCTGACCGAGTGAAAGACCGGCACCGCGTTCATTCAGAACGGTATCGTATCCTTTCGGCATGGCGCTGATGAAACCGTGGGCGTTGACCGTTTTTGCGGCGTGCTCGATATCGGTGCGGGAGATGCCCGGCTGACCCAGGCTGATATTATCTGCGACGGAACCGGTGAAGATGAAGGGATCCTGAAATACATAGCCGAGCCGTTTTCGTAGATCATTTTTGGAAAAGTTGCGAATGTCGGAACCGTTGATGGTGACGACGCCCTGCTGCACATCGTAGAAACGGCCGATCAGGTTGATGATGGTGCTTTTTCCTGCGCCGGTGGCACCGACGACGGCGAGGACCTGTCCGGGCTGTACTTCGAATGACAGGTTTTTGATGACCCAGTTGTTTTCCACATAGGCAAAGGACACGTTTTTAAATGCAATGGCGCCGGCCAGCTTTTCCGGATTTTCCGGGTTTTCCGGATCGGTAATTTGTTCTTTTTCATCGAGCAGGTCAAAGACCCGTTCGATTGAGGCCATGGCGACCTGGAACGAGCCGGCTTTATCGGACAGCGAACCGAGTGGCTGGAAGAAGCCTTTGAGATAGGCCAGAAAGGCAATCAGCGTGCCGAGCGTGACGGCGTCGGAACTGCCCATAATAGCCAGGCCGCCGATGGTCAGCGTGATGAGCTGCGCCACAATCTGCCCGGTTTCCATTGTTGGAAAATAGAGGCTGAACCAACGGACTTCATCAAAGTGCGCCGCCCGCAGGTGGGTGTTTCGTTCGTCGAAATCTTCAATGGTGCTGGCTTCGCGATTGAAGAGCTGAATGGTGGTCATGCCGGTGAGATCCTCCTGGATCAGTGCATTCAGCCGGGCCTGTCGGTCGCGGATATCCCGATTGGCATTACGCAGTTTGGCATTCACGAAATACATGATGCCGAAGAGGAAGGGCAACGTGGAAAAAATGGAAATGGACAGTCGCGGGCTGAACCAGATCATGTAGCCCATAATGCCGAAAATCATGAAAAGGTCCGCGATAGATCCGACGACGCCTTCGGTTACAAAATGCTGGAGGCGTTCGATGTCGGAGGTGACGCGCGTGAGCAGGGTTCCGACGGGCGTTTTGTCGAAATAGCCCTGATGCATCCGCAGCACTTTGCGGTAAACGGCCAATCGCAGATCGTAGACAATTTGTTGACCGATCCAGGCGGTGAGCAGGGTTTGTATATAGCGGACACCGTAGCCGCAGGCGGTGAGCAGGGCATAAATTTTTGCATATTTCATGAGCAGGGCAAAACGCCCGCCGGTATCGGCTCCGTCGGCTCGAAGCACTTCATCCATGATTTTCTGCACCAGCACCGGGAGATAGTTGATGGTGATGGTGGTGGCCATGATCAGGGTAAAGGCCAGGATCAACCATCCGGAATAGGGTTTGGCGTAGGCGAGGAAGCGGCGGGTTTTATTCATCGCTCTTCCTCCAGTTTTTCCTGCAGCTGCTGCATGGTGTTGAGTTCGGCATAATAGCCGGGTTGTGCAATGAGTTCTTCGTGGGTGCCGCGCTGTGTGATTTCACCGTCTTCAATAACAATGATGGTGTCGGCATAGCGCAGGGTGGAAATACGGTGACTGACAAAGAGCGTGGTGCGCTCGTTCATGACCGGCTGAAGTTTGGACATAATCGCGGCTTCGGTCTGGGTGTCGACAGCGGAGAGCACATCGTCGAGAATCAGGATTTCGGGTTTGCGGGCAATGGCGCGGCTGATGGAGGTGCGTTGCCGCTGGCCGCCGGAAAGGGTTACTCCGCGTTCGCCGAGCATGGTCCGGTACTGTTCGGGGAAGCCTTCAACATCGTCGTGCAGGTGAGCGATGTCGGCCGCCCATCCAATGGTTGGAAAATCGGGGTCGTCGAGTCCGAAGCCGATGTTGTGTTCCAGGGTTCGGGAAAAGAGTACGGGTTCCTGCGCGGCGTAGCCGATCATGCCGCGCAGGCGGGGCAGCGGCATTTCACGGATATCGGTTCCGCCGACGGTGATGG is part of the Pontiella agarivorans genome and encodes:
- a CDS encoding GxxExxY protein, which encodes MEIELEMQGIEFVAQYPLKLKYKGRLLRKLYIHDFICMDKIIVEIKAVKDLSDEHRAQVKNYLKATGYRLGLLVNFGHYPKVQIEQIAN
- a CDS encoding DNA recombination protein RmuC, whose translation is MITTVLLILVLVVLGTVLMLQLTGMTKVNTRLDEFARQIGVQNDQGAERIEKLEYIFRGLEKELREDVESVRVRVDESLEKNSRQFGERVRQLIETNEKRLGEISGKVEERLDKGFEKTSKVFEDVLKRLVEIDKAQEKIAELSGNVVSLQEVLSDKRSRGAFGEVQLNALIANIMPENSFSLQHTFSNGVRADCVLFLPEPTGTICIDSKFPLESYQKMVDFNLGDADRKAAEQQFRQDIRKHIKDISSKYIIPGETSDGAMMFIPAEAIFAEIHARYPDLVEEAQRARVWLTSPTTMMAVLTTSRAVLKDAATRKQVHIIQEHLVALSKDFERFQNRMDKLATHIDQANKDVGLVQTSAKKISSRFTKIEKVELEGEDFQTLENPEI
- the hydE gene encoding [FeFe] hydrogenase H-cluster radical SAM maturase HydE, which translates into the protein MMMEEILEKARKTGDLSRAEITALLSVSDQKHMQMLFDTAYAVKAEEVGRVAYFRGLIECSNICIKDCFYCGIRRSNQNVERFLMDEEEIFKEAMWAYEAEYGSCVIQSGERQDEEYIAMIERVVKRIAEATGGSLGITLSLGEQTEEVYKRWKEAGAHRYLLRIETTNPELYAKIHPEDHSMDVRKECLKALRRTGYQVGTGVMMGMPGQTMEDLADDILFLKEIDIDMIGMGPYIPHSDTPMGKEIPAYTDEEKKVALQLGLKMIAVTRLVLRDVNIAAATALQALEYTGREQGLKCGANVIMPNLTETEFRPKYQLYDNKPCTDENSSMCRGCLSGRIKGIGETIGFNERGDSLHYRKRTVQ
- the hydG gene encoding [FeFe] hydrogenase H-cluster radical SAM maturase HydG, translated to MSGLPKIDTEGLKSFIPDDEIFQWLEKTKHPDAERVREIIRKSLDKNRLDPEEMATLINADSPELVEEIFEGARELKRRIYGNRIVLFAPLYVGNECVNRCAYCGFRADNTEVHRKTLLSEELVAEVEALEDLGHKRLIMVYGEHPKYDAQYIHDTVKEVYAVKKGPGEIRRVNINAAPLDVDGFKTVKSAGIGTYQIFQETYHRETYKQVHKGGPKSDFLWRLHGLDRAMEAGIDDLGIGALLGLYDWRFETMALLYHTIHLEKKFNVGPHTISFPRLEPAIGTDIEALTKKHAVSDFDFKRLVAILRLAVPYTGLILTCRESTELRNEMLGFGVSQIDGGSSIGVGSYSQKDPEAFKKSQFLLGDNRSLDEIIRELCEAGFVPSFCTGCYRKGRTGEHFMEFAIPGFVKRFCTPNAVLTFLEYLNDYASGETLAAGLKQIDRELEAMPESKAKDELLNRMQQVREGARDLYF
- a CDS encoding SDR family oxidoreductase produces the protein MKNVLILGATSDMAQAIAKKYAAEGWSLTLGALEVDLLEPIASDLKVRSGSEVLTFKFDAADFSSHRKIYDSLSVKPDAVIACFGYMSDQENVRNDIEDIRRTIDINFTGMATMLSVIAEDFGQRGNGAIAAISSVAGDRGRQSNYIYGSAKAGLTAFLAGLRNRLSEKGVHVMTVKPGFARTKMTENLELPAALTASPEQIAEAVFHGLEKKKNVIYILWMWRWIMLIIRCIPEFVFKKMKM
- the hydF gene encoding [FeFe] hydrogenase H-cluster maturation GTPase HydF gives rise to the protein MQKTPKSLRLHIALFGRTNVGKSSFLNLIAGQDVSIVSEQAGTTTDVVEKPMELLPIGPVVFLDTAGIDDATALGEKRIDRTGRVFDRADVILLLHEGSEITAFETSVIKKAEEKEIPVVHIANKVDLFPVGATCMSPVQCNSCDFSSRDSVLAALKAELINVCPDEFLTPPPLIGDLVKPGGLAMLIVPIDLQAPKGRLILPQVSTIRDALDHDAATLVCKEREYAHMLSMLNRKPDVAICDSQMVLKMVADTPPEIPCTTFSILFARLKGDLRKFAMGAAAIDRLEPGDKVLIAESCSHHALEDDIGRVKIPRWLRQYVGIDLEVDVYAGHDFPDNLSEYKLAVQCGGCMQNRREVLSRIEKCEAAGVPITNYGLCIAQTQGVLRRVLSPFPAALAAYDEVTK
- a CDS encoding maltoporin, producing MKAVLAFTCTAGMVICSSADQAADELRKEFEAYRMQSEARIRTLENMTVSRDQDQIHQGDQPDRTTKDFEFHGYFRAGLGVNGNGDAMEAFQAPNAGSKYRLGNEAETYIEATYQQNFRTQELIENNIDIYTKLTFAYFTPTVDNNNFDTTTSLREAFAGARGVWDTKKEALFWAGNRFYQHLDIHITDFFFRDMAGFGGGIEDVALGDEMKWAAAWLGGSIDQLDSSGTAYTNDYHFNKNTLNLRLYDIPVGIGKLELIGDIADFSGDRLETAGADIIIESGFGWALGAILQTPLSDKIANRFTMQYGEGVADNFRAVITAPQGLTLAPGDTFKTEDTRRFRMTDDVVIDHGNPVSLQCMALYENYDNGVTGPMDWISLGARPVYHFNEYWSLAFEAGADYTNQDNGSEGVLGKFTLAPQIQPSADFFARPSIRAFLTYATWSDGFEGMVAPTGYSDETHGISAGVQMEAWW
- a CDS encoding FAD-binding oxidoreductase, which translates into the protein MRKISDWGNYPVIEAEVNGFDSTEQLKQQLELPGDVIAFGNGRSYGDASLQKRIVLTRRFNKFLSFNETTGELRCQAGVLLSEILDVFVPRGWFLPVTPGTKLITVGGAIASDVHGKNHHVDGSFGQHVLRMDIMRNDGSLITCSPTENADFFNVTVGGMGLSGIILNATFCLRKIETAYIKEETVRAANLEEIMDGFEMSDDWTYSVAWIDCLAKGDAMGRSVLMRGEHATTTDLVNQAHRDYPLSVKQGSKLGVPVSFPNFVLNPLSMKAFNFAYYNKTRPGKHEHVVDYNSFFYPLDAIADWNRIYGKRGFTQYQFVIPKAAGREGMRTILKRITDSGLGSFLAVLKLFGEQESFMSFPMAGYTLALDFPISVKAMSLFKELDAMVADYGGRLYLAKDSRMNAEMFEKTYPNADEFRQVIALLNEGGTRFASLQSKRIGITE